The following coding sequences are from one Ovis canadensis isolate MfBH-ARS-UI-01 breed Bighorn chromosome 7, ARS-UI_OviCan_v2, whole genome shotgun sequence window:
- the TNFAIP8L3 gene encoding tumor necrosis factor alpha-induced protein 8-like protein 3 isoform X2 produces the protein MDSDSGEQSEGEPGTAAGPDVFSSKNLALQAQKKILSKIASKTVANMLIDDTSSEIFDELYKVTKEHIHNKKEAHKIMKDLIKVAIKIGILYRNNQFSPEEVVIVEKFRKKLNQTAMTIVSFYEVEYTFDRNVLSKLLHECKDLVHELVQRHLTPRTHGRINHVFNHFADVEFLSTLYSLDGDCRPNLKKICEGINKLIDEKVL, from the coding sequence GTCCTGATGTTTTTAGTTCAAAGAACCTTGCCCTTCAAGCCCAGAAGAAGATTCTGAGCAAAATAGCCAGCAAAACTGTGGCCAACATGCTGATTGATGATACCAGCAGCGAGATCTTTGATGAGCTCTACAAAGTCACCAAAGAGCACATACATAACAAAAAGGAAGCCCACAAGATCATGAAAGACTTAATCAAGGTGGCAATCAAAATCGGGATCCTCTACCGGAACAACCAGTTCAGCCCAGAGGAAGTTGTGATAGTGGAGAAGTTTAGGAAGAAGCTGAACCAGACCGCCATGACCATCGTCAGCTTCTATGAGGTGGAATACACCTTCGATCGAAACGTGCTCTCCAAGCTCCTACATGAGTGCAAGGACCTGGTGCATGAACTGGTGCAGCGACACCTCACACCCAGGACCCACGGGCGCATCAATCATGTCTTCAACCACTTTGCCGatgtggagttcctctccacccTTTATAGCCTCGATGGAGACTGTAGGCCCAACCTCAAGAAGATCTGCGAAGGAATCAATAAACTGATAGATGAAAAAGTCCTTTGA
- the TNFAIP8L3 gene encoding tumor necrosis factor alpha-induced protein 8-like protein 3 isoform X1 produces the protein MLIDDTSSEIFDELYKVTKEHIHNKKEAHKIMKDLIKVAIKIGILYRNNQFSPEEVVIVEKFRKKLNQTAMTIVSFYEVEYTFDRNVLSKLLHECKDLVHELVQRHLTPRTHGRINHVFNHFADVEFLSTLYSLDGDCRPNLKKICEGINKLIDEKVL, from the coding sequence ATGCTGATTGATGATACCAGCAGCGAGATCTTTGATGAGCTCTACAAAGTCACCAAAGAGCACATACATAACAAAAAGGAAGCCCACAAGATCATGAAAGACTTAATCAAGGTGGCAATCAAAATCGGGATCCTCTACCGGAACAACCAGTTCAGCCCAGAGGAAGTTGTGATAGTGGAGAAGTTTAGGAAGAAGCTGAACCAGACCGCCATGACCATCGTCAGCTTCTATGAGGTGGAATACACCTTCGATCGAAACGTGCTCTCCAAGCTCCTACATGAGTGCAAGGACCTGGTGCATGAACTGGTGCAGCGACACCTCACACCCAGGACCCACGGGCGCATCAATCATGTCTTCAACCACTTTGCCGatgtggagttcctctccacccTTTATAGCCTCGATGGAGACTGTAGGCCCAACCTCAAGAAGATCTGCGAAGGAATCAATAAACTGATAGATGAAAAAGTCCTTTGA